A DNA window from Aureibaculum sp. 2308TA14-22 contains the following coding sequences:
- a CDS encoding mechanosensitive ion channel domain-containing protein: MIITYKYQILSTIALIAILLIIGQLIKLAIRKFTLLKAIDLNRRKVILNLHYLILYILFAVFIAIIWGVKPREFTVFISSILAVLGVGFFAQWSILSNLTASVILFFSHPVRIGHRIRIINKDYDWVGTVMDISGFFVFMKTDKGENITIPNSIVLQHGIEILDDTEDDIG, from the coding sequence ATGATAATTACTTATAAATATCAAATACTATCAACTATAGCTTTAATTGCTATATTACTAATAATAGGTCAATTGATAAAATTAGCCATTAGAAAATTTACACTTCTAAAAGCTATAGACTTAAATAGAAGAAAAGTTATCTTAAATTTACACTATTTAATTTTATATATACTCTTTGCTGTTTTTATCGCTATTATTTGGGGTGTAAAACCTAGGGAATTTACTGTTTTTATATCTTCTATTTTAGCGGTATTGGGTGTTGGCTTTTTTGCACAATGGTCTATTTTATCTAACCTTACTGCTAGCGTTATATTGTTTTTTAGTCATCCTGTAAGAATTGGCCACAGAATAAGAATTATTAACAAAGATTATGATTGGGTAGGCACAGTAATGGACATTTCTGGATTTTTTGTTTTTATGAAAACCGACAAAGGGGAAAATATTACCATACCAAATTCTATTGTCTTACAGCACGGTATTGAAATTTTAGACGATACAGAAGATGATATTGGATAA
- a CDS encoding L-rhamnose mutarotase codes for MKRHCLALDLVDDEKLIKAYENYHKEVWPEIIQSIKESGILDMQIYRVGNRMFMIMEVDDSFSFEKKAAIDAKYPENEKWEELMWKYQQALPMAEPGEKWMLMKKVFQL; via the coding sequence ATGAAAAGACACTGTTTAGCATTAGATTTGGTAGATGATGAAAAGCTAATAAAAGCTTATGAAAATTATCACAAAGAAGTATGGCCTGAGATAATTCAGAGTATTAAAGAATCGGGCATTTTAGATATGCAAATCTATAGAGTTGGCAATCGTATGTTTATGATTATGGAAGTAGATGATAGTTTTTCTTTTGAAAAGAAAGCAGCAATAGATGCCAAATATCCCGAAAATGAAAAATGGGAAGAATTAATGTGGAAGTATCAGCAAGCACTTCCTATGGCAGAACCGGGAGAAAAGTGGATGTTAATGAAGAAGGTATTTCAGCTTTAG
- a CDS encoding single-stranded DNA-binding protein, translating into MSTIKNHVQLIGNVGQEPTITNLESGKKVARLSLATNENYKNSKGEKQTETNWHTVIAWGKTADIIAKFVNKGKEIGVVGKLKTRSYEAKDEKRYVTEIIANEILLLNEKPSK; encoded by the coding sequence ATGAGCACAATTAAAAATCATGTACAGTTAATCGGAAATGTTGGACAAGAACCAACCATTACGAACCTTGAAAGTGGCAAGAAAGTTGCCCGCTTATCATTGGCAACCAATGAGAACTACAAAAATAGCAAGGGAGAAAAACAAACGGAAACCAATTGGCATACGGTCATAGCATGGGGCAAGACTGCGGACATTATCGCAAAGTTTGTAAACAAAGGTAAAGAAATTGGTGTCGTAGGCAAACTAAAGACGAGAAGCTATGAAGCCAAAGATGAAAAACGATACGTAACGGAGATTATAGCCAATGAAATCTTACTATTAAACGAAAAGCCCAGTAAGTAA
- a CDS encoding SDR family oxidoreductase has translation MNLNLKNKIVVITGAAGLEGSIGETILQQLVNEGAIPAIIDRNERGIEYVKEIQAKGIDAIFCQTDVTKPNEIKNAVKAITEKYNRIDVVINNVGVNDGVGLDATYEEFMSSLKLNMVSYFLVVKYALPFLKKSKGNILNIGSKVALTGQGGTSGYAASKGGVLGLTREWAVDLIKFGIRSNAILIAESWTPAYDTWIKTLENGEEKLKEIVKKIPLGHRMTTPLEIANTCLFTISEKSSHTTGQFIFVDGGYVHLDRSLLTE, from the coding sequence ATGAATTTAAACTTAAAAAATAAAATTGTTGTAATAACTGGAGCTGCAGGCTTGGAAGGAAGTATCGGGGAGACCATCTTACAGCAATTGGTCAATGAAGGTGCCATACCGGCCATTATTGATAGAAATGAAAGGGGCATTGAATATGTTAAAGAAATTCAAGCCAAAGGTATTGATGCTATTTTTTGCCAAACTGATGTTACTAAACCTAATGAAATTAAGAATGCTGTAAAAGCCATTACTGAAAAGTACAACAGAATTGATGTTGTAATAAACAATGTGGGTGTGAACGATGGGGTAGGATTAGATGCTACTTATGAGGAGTTTATGAGTTCATTAAAACTGAATATGGTAAGCTATTTTTTAGTGGTAAAATATGCTTTACCTTTTTTAAAAAAATCAAAAGGAAATATTCTTAATATTGGTTCTAAAGTAGCTTTGACAGGGCAAGGAGGTACTTCTGGTTATGCGGCATCTAAAGGTGGGGTACTCGGACTTACACGTGAGTGGGCAGTTGATTTGATTAAATTCGGAATACGCTCTAATGCTATCCTAATTGCTGAAAGTTGGACACCTGCCTATGATACCTGGATTAAAACCCTAGAAAATGGAGAAGAAAAATTAAAGGAGATTGTAAAAAAAATCCCTTTAGGACATAGAATGACAACTCCGTTAGAAATAGCTAATACTTGTTTATTTACAATATCAGAAAAATCATCGCATACAACCGGACAGTTTATTTTTGTTGATGGCGGATATGTTCATTTAGATAGATCGTTACTGACTGAATAA
- the fucP gene encoding L-fucose:H+ symporter permease, with translation MSTTNKIPVVSKKMLIPFILVTSLFVLWGFANAVTDPMVKAFQKVLELTNSEAAWVQMAFYGGYFCMALPAAMFMRKYSYKVGILIGLALYATGALLFYPAAQSESFLFFCLGLYVLTFGLAFLETAANPYILAMGAKETATQRLNLAQAFNPVGLIAGVLVAQQFVLKNLQSDDIDDFSALDEASKVLVKTSDLMVIRNPYVILGLVLIGVFVLFVVSKMPQSKDEGSMPSIVDTFKTLGRNKKYVLGVLAQILYVGAQIMCWTYIYHYAEAIGMDSVTAGYYQIAVFIIFFIGRAIGTYMLRFISSGKLLMYFAIFSLLFSLGTMFIEGIVGLYCLVSISFFMSLMFPTIYGIALGDLTEDQSKVGSAGLIMAIVGGALMPKLQGMIIDAGGNGVADTTIAGVSEVNFSFILPLACFIYIAWYGYTVFKKHETKNVA, from the coding sequence ATGAGTACAACAAACAAAATACCAGTAGTATCTAAAAAGATGCTTATTCCGTTTATATTGGTTACTTCCTTATTTGTTTTATGGGGATTTGCAAATGCCGTTACTGACCCCATGGTAAAGGCATTTCAAAAAGTATTAGAGCTTACTAACTCTGAAGCAGCCTGGGTGCAGATGGCATTTTATGGAGGCTATTTTTGCATGGCATTACCAGCAGCGATGTTTATGCGTAAATACTCCTATAAAGTTGGTATTTTAATTGGGTTGGCATTGTATGCCACTGGGGCATTGTTGTTTTATCCAGCCGCACAGTCAGAAAGTTTTTTATTTTTTTGTTTAGGGTTATACGTCTTAACGTTCGGATTGGCATTTTTAGAAACGGCAGCAAACCCCTACATATTAGCAATGGGGGCAAAGGAAACTGCGACGCAACGTTTGAATTTGGCTCAAGCTTTTAATCCAGTAGGGTTGATTGCAGGTGTATTGGTAGCACAGCAATTTGTATTGAAAAATTTACAATCTGACGATATAGATGATTTTAGTGCATTGGATGAGGCTTCTAAGGTTTTAGTGAAAACTTCAGATTTAATGGTAATCAGAAACCCATATGTTATTTTAGGGTTAGTTTTAATTGGTGTTTTTGTGCTATTCGTAGTTAGCAAAATGCCACAATCAAAAGATGAAGGCAGTATGCCTAGTATTGTAGATACTTTTAAAACACTCGGAAGGAATAAAAAATACGTATTAGGTGTGTTAGCTCAAATCTTATATGTAGGAGCTCAAATTATGTGTTGGACCTACATTTATCATTATGCCGAAGCGATTGGTATGGATAGCGTTACCGCAGGTTACTACCAAATAGCTGTTTTTATAATATTCTTCATTGGTCGTGCTATTGGTACTTATATGCTCCGTTTTATAAGTTCAGGTAAACTGCTAATGTATTTTGCAATATTTTCATTATTATTCTCTCTTGGAACAATGTTTATAGAAGGAATTGTAGGTCTATATTGCTTGGTATCTATATCTTTCTTTATGTCATTAATGTTTCCAACCATATATGGTATTGCATTGGGCGATTTAACAGAAGATCAATCTAAAGTGGGTTCCGCAGGTTTAATTATGGCTATTGTAGGTGGAGCCTTAATGCCAAAATTACAAGGAATGATAATAGATGCTGGAGGTAACGGAGTTGCAGATACTACGATAGCTGGGGTTTCAGAGGTAAACTTCTCTTTTATCTTGCCTTTGGCTTGTTTTATCTATATTGCTTGGTACGGTTATACTGTTTTTAAAAAGCACGAAACTAAAAATGTTGCATAA
- a CDS encoding BfmA/BtgA family mobilization protein — protein MDDFKAVRLKRKTLSRFKRFSKKVSKSYSETLETVINFFEWHGFMPADRFERSMVEEIVKNRKRTDAIIAIIKSIEKEQTKPTTAMLMSLFEENLSQTKEEPILIEKKFADNPMDKQLQNTRIEEATVPKIRYERLTEKMNLVKQDFSNVLDKVKIVKSNFGKNYLKLEVTEAELIKLKRTLKNL, from the coding sequence ATGGATGACTTTAAAGCGGTACGGTTAAAAAGAAAAACCCTGTCAAGGTTCAAACGATTTTCCAAAAAGGTATCAAAATCCTATTCGGAAACCTTGGAAACCGTCATTAATTTTTTTGAGTGGCACGGCTTTATGCCCGCTGATCGATTTGAACGGAGTATGGTAGAGGAAATCGTAAAAAACAGAAAACGGACCGATGCGATTATCGCCATAATCAAGAGCATAGAAAAGGAACAGACCAAACCGACAACGGCCATGCTCATGTCCTTATTTGAAGAAAACCTATCACAAACAAAGGAAGAACCTATACTCATTGAAAAAAAGTTTGCAGATAATCCTATGGATAAACAATTACAAAACACACGGATTGAAGAAGCCACCGTGCCCAAAATCAGATATGAACGATTGACCGAGAAAATGAATTTGGTAAAACAAGATTTTTCCAATGTGCTAGATAAGGTCAAAATAGTTAAGAGCAATTTTGGCAAGAACTATTTGAAATTGGAAGTCACCGAAGCAGAGCTTATAAAATTGAAACGAACGTTAAAAAATTTATAG
- the galK gene encoding galactokinase: MKINSVNWDLIIDSPGRINIIGEHTDYNYGFVLPTAIDKKIQFKFNKNGSQNTCNIHSNNFNVGFTFELDAVSKSDKQWENYILGVIHELQQLSDKLKGFDCVLDSDIPVGSGVSSSAALECGLAFGLNELFNLELSKQTIVELSQRAEHNYVGTKCGIMDQFASVMSKKDHIILLDCQSLDYQYVPIKIEPYKILLLNTNVSHNLASGEYNVRRGQCEQGVEIIKQKYPNVNSLRDVSCSMLDEFKTELSEVIFNRCKYVVEEKERVLQAAEALKNGQLNKLGEYMYKTHDGLQHLYEVSCPELDFLVDFSKNYDEVIGARMMGGGFGGCTINIIHQDIVVNFVEEASKAYYDKFDIKLTAFEAMPCGGTSNYL, encoded by the coding sequence ATGAAAATAAATTCAGTTAACTGGGATTTGATTATAGATTCTCCAGGAAGAATCAATATTATTGGAGAACATACCGACTATAATTATGGCTTTGTTCTGCCAACTGCTATTGATAAAAAAATTCAGTTTAAATTCAATAAAAATGGTAGTCAAAACACTTGTAATATACATAGTAATAATTTTAATGTAGGTTTTACTTTTGAACTGGACGCCGTAAGTAAAAGCGACAAACAATGGGAAAATTATATTTTAGGCGTTATTCATGAATTACAACAATTATCTGATAAATTAAAAGGATTTGATTGTGTGTTGGATAGTGATATTCCAGTTGGTTCAGGTGTTAGTTCTTCGGCAGCTTTAGAATGCGGTTTGGCATTTGGTTTGAATGAATTATTTAATCTAGAGTTGTCTAAACAAACCATTGTAGAATTATCACAAAGAGCGGAACACAATTATGTAGGTACTAAATGTGGAATTATGGACCAGTTCGCATCCGTAATGAGCAAAAAAGATCACATAATCCTTTTAGATTGCCAATCGTTGGATTATCAATATGTACCCATTAAAATAGAACCTTATAAAATACTGTTATTGAATACTAATGTCTCTCATAATTTGGCTTCGGGGGAATATAATGTTCGTAGGGGCCAATGTGAACAAGGAGTGGAAATCATTAAGCAAAAATATCCTAACGTAAATTCTTTACGCGATGTTTCCTGTTCAATGTTAGATGAATTTAAGACCGAACTTTCAGAAGTAATCTTTAATAGATGTAAATACGTAGTTGAAGAAAAAGAGCGTGTTTTACAAGCAGCTGAGGCATTAAAAAATGGTCAACTCAATAAACTCGGCGAATATATGTATAAAACCCATGATGGATTACAGCATCTTTATGAGGTAAGTTGCCCGGAATTAGATTTTTTAGTTGATTTTTCTAAAAATTATGATGAAGTTATCGGTGCTAGAATGATGGGCGGTGGTTTTGGTGGCTGTACCATTAACATTATACATCAAGATATTGTAGTTAATTTTGTTGAAGAAGCCTCAAAGGCGTATTACGATAAATTCGATATTAAACTTACCGCTTTTGAAGCTATGCCATGTGGTGGAACTTCAAATTACTTGTAA
- a CDS encoding JAB domain-containing protein: MKSKIHEFQNKHSAMSKDKVNEIQISYREKVGTLKSKSVNSSDEVAQLLFKNWDRKTIGLHETFKILLLNNSNKIKGIFPLSYGGITGTLVDIRILFGIVLKTLSVGIILAHNHPSGTLKPSEADKKLTQKIKKASQLLDVKVLDHIIITPNGEYFSFADNDLL, translated from the coding sequence ATGAAATCGAAGATTCACGAATTCCAAAATAAACATTCAGCTATGAGTAAAGACAAAGTTAATGAAATACAGATAAGTTATAGAGAAAAAGTAGGAACTTTAAAATCAAAATCAGTAAATAGTTCTGATGAAGTTGCCCAGCTACTTTTTAAAAATTGGGACAGAAAAACCATTGGTCTGCACGAGACATTTAAAATTCTATTATTAAATAATTCCAATAAGATAAAGGGCATATTTCCGCTATCGTATGGCGGAATAACGGGAACGTTAGTAGATATAAGAATTCTGTTTGGCATTGTGCTTAAAACATTATCGGTTGGGATTATATTGGCACATAACCACCCAAGTGGTACTTTAAAACCAAGTGAAGCGGATAAAAAGTTAACACAAAAAATTAAAAAGGCTTCTCAATTATTGGATGTTAAAGTTTTAGACCATATTATCATTACACCCAATGGAGAGTACTTTAGTTTTGCTGATAACGATTTGTTATAA
- the mobB gene encoding MobB family relaxase has protein sequence MYIAITKQQSGMNYKGSVRDFVNYLEKENQDKSIELQEHFFDQYNDNISSEEVIAETDGNTAKLSKKDPKFYSLVVSPSQRELKHINNNPELLRKYVREIMKDYANAFYRDQKITVDDIKYYAKLEHERTYKGQDKKIQENQPYATKILQLKTKIRDIQEGASTGNIKKLERKITQLEKEAPHQQQGKRIVRGVQKEGYQSHIHIIVSRKDNTNSFSLSPGSKYKESETILNGKKVKQGFHREKFYKAAEKRFDTTFGYNRNFIESYRAKNMFIKDPKTFFATLVGLPSNEKQMAFRLLYKSGANIPNIPTNKVQLAFKAFIKLKKGVGKMINSGSIGI, from the coding sequence ATGTATATCGCTATTACCAAACAACAATCCGGTATGAACTATAAAGGAAGTGTCCGTGATTTTGTCAATTATCTGGAAAAGGAAAATCAGGATAAAAGCATAGAGCTTCAGGAACATTTTTTTGACCAGTACAACGACAATATAAGTTCTGAAGAAGTAATTGCCGAAACCGATGGCAATACGGCCAAGCTTTCCAAAAAGGATCCTAAATTTTATTCTTTGGTGGTCAGTCCAAGCCAACGAGAATTAAAACATATAAATAACAACCCTGAACTATTGCGAAAGTATGTTCGGGAAATCATGAAGGATTATGCGAATGCTTTTTATAGGGATCAAAAAATTACGGTGGACGATATTAAATACTATGCCAAGCTTGAGCATGAACGTACTTATAAAGGACAAGACAAAAAGATTCAAGAGAACCAACCCTATGCTACGAAAATACTCCAGCTCAAAACTAAAATAAGGGATATTCAAGAAGGGGCATCAACAGGAAATATCAAAAAATTGGAAAGAAAAATCACCCAACTGGAAAAAGAAGCCCCACACCAACAACAGGGCAAACGCATTGTGAGAGGAGTGCAAAAAGAAGGTTACCAAAGCCATATCCATATTATTGTCAGTAGAAAGGACAACACCAATTCGTTTAGCCTATCCCCAGGATCAAAATATAAAGAATCAGAAACTATCTTAAATGGCAAAAAAGTAAAACAAGGATTTCATAGGGAAAAATTTTATAAAGCCGCGGAGAAAAGATTTGACACCACCTTTGGCTATAATAGGAATTTTATAGAAAGTTATAGAGCCAAAAATATGTTTATAAAAGATCCCAAAACGTTTTTTGCCACACTTGTGGGCTTACCATCGAACGAAAAACAAATGGCTTTTAGATTGCTCTATAAATCAGGAGCTAATATTCCCAACATACCTACCAACAAAGTGCAACTGGCATTTAAAGCATTTATAAAGCTTAAAAAAGGCGTTGGAAAGATGATAAACTCAGGGTCAATAGGAATTTAA
- a CDS encoding DUF932 domain-containing protein has protein sequence MYLQNLQQDEIFVPSEIKSLQSITGITPRRGMENAIISNGKIVNVVSKRYGHIPNELFFNKAEQLLIDANLKYYKRTINRNDRSFITDFIIENDNQFSLKNAQDKILPMLRFKNSYDGSEKTSGHFGFYREVCTNGLHVSQSEIAFSIRHTKNSVNMIMPSLNLLFDKFLNNEYYQVTRKFKEMEEIEIIDTKAFVKEILKSTKLFRYECSDKNEDPSKKSREVIDLIENELIPIYSKPNLWVGYNAFNWMLHNTLKKTFSQQEKLDKRLFDEIYAKV, from the coding sequence ATGTATTTACAAAATTTACAACAAGATGAGATTTTCGTTCCATCGGAAATAAAATCTTTACAAAGTATTACGGGAATCACACCGAGAAGAGGAATGGAAAATGCCATTATTTCCAATGGCAAGATTGTTAATGTGGTATCAAAGAGGTATGGTCATATTCCAAATGAACTCTTTTTCAATAAAGCCGAGCAGCTATTGATAGATGCGAATCTAAAATATTATAAACGTACAATAAATAGAAACGATAGGTCATTTATAACCGATTTTATAATCGAGAATGATAATCAGTTCTCGTTAAAGAATGCACAGGATAAGATTTTACCTATGTTACGTTTTAAAAACTCCTACGATGGAAGTGAAAAAACTTCTGGACATTTTGGGTTTTATAGAGAAGTATGTACAAATGGACTTCATGTATCACAATCAGAAATAGCTTTCTCAATTAGACATACGAAAAATAGTGTCAATATGATAATGCCCAGCCTTAATCTATTGTTCGATAAATTTTTAAATAACGAATATTACCAAGTTACTCGAAAATTTAAAGAAATGGAAGAAATTGAAATCATTGACACCAAGGCATTCGTTAAGGAAATTCTTAAAAGCACAAAACTGTTCCGATATGAATGTAGTGATAAGAACGAAGACCCATCAAAAAAATCACGTGAGGTTATTGATCTAATTGAAAACGAACTAATTCCGATTTACTCAAAACCGAATTTATGGGTAGGTTACAATGCTTTCAATTGGATGCTTCATAATACCTTGAAAAAAACCTTTTCACAACAAGAAAAATTGGATAAAAGATTGTTTGATGAAATATATGCCAAGGTTTAA